GCGGCCCGGAGCCCCGAGCCGATCGCGGCTACGCCTCCGCGCGCATCGCGGTGTCGAAGTCCCGCAGGGCCCGGGCCACCCGCGCCGACTGCATGCCGGCCGCGAGCAGCCGCGCCCGCTCCGCGGTCCGCTCCGCCTCCGCCCGCTCCCCGGTGCGGCGATAGGAGTCGGCGAGGCGCACCATCAGCAGCGCCTTGGCCCGGGCCCGCTCCACCGAGAGCGAGCCGATCGCGGTGAGCAGCAGGCTGCGCGCCTGCTCGTGCTCGCCGAGCAGCAGGTACCCCTCGCCGACCATCCCCTCCAGGTCGGCCCGTTCCTGCACGTGCCCCGTCGCGTCCGCCAGCACCCGGAACGCCAGCTCGGCGACCGCCTCCGCGCTGATCTGCTCCCCCTTGCGGCCGTGCGCCCGGGAGATCCGCCCCAGTTGCAGGGCGCGTTCCCGGGGCGTCAGCACGCCGTCGGCGGCGCGCAGCGCGGTGGAGAGCATCGCCACCGGGTCCAGCCCCCGCCCGCCGGAGTTGTACGTCGCCTGGACGGCGAGGCAGCCGACCACGCCGACGCCGAGCCGCGGGTCACCGGAGACGTGCGCGGCCCGCAGCGCGGCGACGAAGGCCCGCTGCGCGGCGGCGTCGTTGCCCATGTCGTAGTTGGCCCAGCCCACCAGCCGGGCCAGCCGGCTGGCCGCCCCGTAGAGTTCGCGGCCGAGCGCCTCGTCGTAGCTGCCGAGCTCCAACAGCTTTCCCAGCATGGCGAGTTCGGCCTTGGCGAGGTCGAGGATCAGGCCGCCGCCGTAGGTGCGCTCCAGCCGCTGCTTGGATTCGTAGGACAGCCGCAGGTCGGCCAGCTGCTCCGGGGCGATCCGCAGCGCCCCCTCCCCGCCGGTGACCGGCGGCGGCGGGGAGGCCCAGTGCCGGGCCGCCTGTTCCAGTTCGTCGCCGCGGAACAGGTCGGTCAGGCGCACCGGGGCGCCGTCGGCGCCCGCCTCGCGGAGTGCGGTCTGGGCGGTGTCGGCGGTCCACGGGTCGGTCAGCAGCCGGGGCGAGAGCATCTTGGCGCCCCGGTGGGAGCCCATCTGCCCCCAGAGCTGCTCGTAGGTGACGGCGATGCCGACGCTGCGGCCCAGCACCTCGCAGACGGTCTGGTCGTGCGGCGAGCGCGGCACCATGCCCCGGTCCCGCCACTTGTACGGCGCGGTGGAGCTGATCGCCAGGCCGGCCGGGAGCACCGCGTTCACCTCGCGGGCCAGCCGCTCCGGGCTCCAACCGAGCTGGTGGAGTATCCGGGCGAGCTCGTCGTTCCGTTTTCGCACCAGGTCGGCCATGCCACGACGGTAGCGGCCCCGCGCACCGCCCGGCAGGGGAGTCCCGTGAACGACCGAAGGCCGCCCCTCTCGGGACGGCCTCCGGACTGCTGTGGAGCTAAGGAGAATCGAACTCCTGACCTATTGCATGCCATGCAATCGCTCTACCAACTGAGCTATAGCCCCATGCTGTTACTGCTACTACCACCGTCACCTGCGGTTTCCCTCGGCGACATCGATAACTCTACACGGTCGGCGCCCCCGGCCCTAATCCGTTCCGACGCCCCCGCGACGGCCCCGGCCGCCCCCTCCCCCACCCCCCTCCTCGCCTCCCGCCCCGACCCCGGCCCGCCCTCCGGACCCAGCTCCGGACCCAGCTCCAGGCCCGGCCCCGCCCTAAGCTCCAGGCCGAGTCCAAGAAACACCGAAGGCCGCCACCCTGTTCGGGCAGCGGCCTCGCGGAACTGCTGTGGAGCTAAGGAGAATCGAACTCCTGACCTATTGCATGCCATGCAATCGCTCTACCAACTGAGCTATAGCCCCGCGACACTGACGACCACTCACGGACCACCGGTGCGGAGTGGAGCTAAGGAGAATCGAACTCCTGACCTATTGCATGCCATGCAATCGCTCTACCAACTGAGCTATAGCCCCGCAGTTCCGCGACTCCCGCCCCCGGTTTCCCGTCTGCGTTCCTCGCTGCGAACGAGGAAGACTCTAGCTGGTCAGAGCCGGAACTGTGAAATCCGGGTCGGGCGGCCGTCAGGTCTCGTCGCCGATGACCGGCTGCGGCAGCGTTCCCGCGTTGTGCTCCAGCAGCCGCCAGCCGCGCGTGTCCTGGCCGAGCACCGACCAGCAGCAGTTGGAGAGGCCGCCGAAGCGCTCCCACAGCCGCGGCTCCAGGCCCAGCATCCGGCCGATCATGGTGCGGATGGTGCCGCCGTGGCTGACCACCACCAGGGTGCCGCCCTCCGGCAGCTTGTCCACCGCGTCGAGCACCACCGGGACGGCCCGGTCGGCCACCTCGGTGGCCAGCTCGCCGCCGCCGCGGCGCACCTGCTCGCCGTTCGCCCACGCCTCGTACTGCTCCGGGTACCGGGCCCGGATCTCGGCGTTGGTGAGCCCCTGCCACTCCCCCGCGTAGGTCTCCCGCAGGCCCTCGTGGTGGTGCACCTCGAGGCCGGTGAGCCCGGCGAGCTCAGCGGCGGTGCGCCGGGCCCGTTGCAGGTCGGAGGAGATCAGCAGGTCGGGCCGGAGCCCGGCGAGCAGCCGGGCCGCCCGCTGGGCCTGGAAGACGCCCTGGTCGGTGAGCTCGATGTCCGTCGTCCCTTGGAACCGCGATTCGAGGTTCCAGGAGGTCTGGCCGTGCCGCCAGAAGACGATGCGCGGCCAGACCGCCGGGCGGCTCAGAGGTCGCCCCCGGAGACGGCGTTGCCGGCGGCGTCGGTGACGGCGTTCTCCGGCCGGTTGCGGGTGGCCAGCGCGTCCTCGGGGAGCGGCAGCTCGGGGCAGTCCTTCCACAGGCGGTCGAGCGAGTAGAAGGAGCGCTCCTCGGAGTGCTGGACGTGCACCACGATGTCCAGGTAGTCGAGCAGGATCCAGCGGCCCTCGCGCTCGCCCTCCCGGCGCACCGGCTTGATGTCGAGCTTCTCGCGCAGCTGGTCCTCGATCTCCTCGGCGATCGACCGCACCTGGCGGTCGTTGGCGGCGGAGGCGATCAGGAAGGCGTCGGTGATCGACAGCACCTCGCTGACGTCGAAGGCGATGATGTCGTGCGCCAGCTTGTCGGCCGCCGCCTGTGCGGCGACGGTGATCAGTTCCTGGCTTCGGTCGGTGACGGTCACGTTGCTCTTCCGGCTCGGCTGTGGGGATACCCTCCCAGGATCTCACGAACACGACGGAGCCCCCGAGCGTTTTCCGCCCGGGGGCTCCGTCCCCGCCTCAACGGCGCCTCGACGGCACCCCGGCCGCCCCCGCGCAGCCGCCTCCGCTCACTGCGTCTTCTGGGACGGCGGCTGGTAGTCCTTGCCGACCACCAGCACCAGGTCCGCGTTCTGCGCGTCGGTGACCTTCTTCACCGCGGAGTCCGGCAGGCCCATGCTGGTGGCCAGGGTGAGGGCCGCCGACTGCTTGGCGTCGTCGGTGTAGCGGATCTCGGAGGTCGCCTGCTCGGTCGCCTTGGCGCTGGACGGCAGCGCGTCCATGCCCGCGTTGATCACCGCGACCTGCGCGGCGGCCACCGAGGTCTCGCTGCCGGAGGCGTTGACCACGGTGACGCGAGTGGAACCGCCGGTGCCCTTGGCGCTGCCGATGGCCCCGCCGAGGATCTCCTTCACCTGCTTGCCCGCGGTGGCGTCGTCCAGGGTGCCGTCGGGCTTGGTGGTGAGCACGGCGGTGGACAGGTGGCCGGCCTTCGCCTGCTTGGCCAGGTTGACCAGCACGCCGGCCAGCGCGCTCTCGGGGAGCGACGGGTCGGGGACCATGTTCATCCGGTGCACGTCGTCGGTGGCCTCCGCCATGGTGGTCGGCATGGCGTTGATCACCCCGGCCATCACCTGGCCGAACCGGGCGAGTTGGGCGTCCGGGGCCTCACCGGGCGCCTGCAGGGTCGCGTAGGCGACGGCGGCGTGCCCGCTCAGCAGGACGTCCTTGCCCGCCGGGGCGAGCACCTTGCCGTCCGCCTTGTTCCCCTCGCGCACCTCGGCGTTGGTGTCCACCTTGACGCCGCCGAGCTGGGTGACCAGCAGCAGCAGGTAGGGGGTGTCCAACCGCCAGGTGCCGGCCACCTTGGCGCCGAGCACCGCGGAGAGGCCGTCACGGGTGGCGGAGGCGCCGAGCTCCGACGGGGCCTTGCTCATCGTCGTGGTGGCGGAATCGCCGTTGCTGGGCAGTTGCAGGGCGTCCGGCAGCAGCAGCACGGTCGCCTTCCTGCCCCCCTCGTCGTCGACCAGCAGGGCGGTGGTGATCTTGCCCTGCGGGTCGTACAGGTGCACCACGTTGACGTACCGGCCGCCGACCGCCGCGGCCGCGTCGTCCCCGCCGCCGAGCTTCCCGCTCCACCACAGGTAGCCCACCGTGCCGGACGCCAGCACCGCCACGACCACCAGCAGCGCGACCAGCCGGTTGCGCAGCCGCCGCCGGCGCTCGGCCCGCACCTCGCTGCGCGACTCGGCGAACTTCAGCCAGTCGATCGCGTCCTCGGACTCCTCCGTCTGCTCGTCGACGAAGCTGAACTCGCCCGTGGTGTACGAGTCCCCGCCCTTGGCCTGCGCCCGGGCCGCCGCCGCCCGGCCACCGACCAGCTCGGACGGCTCCTCCGCCGACGCAGCCGTTCCGGTCGGCCCGACCGACCCGGCCGACCCGGCCGAGCCCGCCGCCCCCGGACGCGTCCGCGGCGGTACCACCCCGGCGGCCGCCCCCGCCACCGGGCTCCCCGGCGGCACCCCGCGCCCGGCCGCCCGGCCGGGCGCCCGCTCGGACCCGGGCCCGGAAGCCTGTCCGGGCACCTGCCCGGGGGCCTGCGTCGCGGTCGACTGCGGGTAGCGCCCCGACTCGGGCTGCTGCTGCCCGTAGGAGGGGTCGTAGGGCTGCTGCTGCCCGTACGCGTCCCCGCCCTGCTGACCGCCGCCCTGCCCCGGGTCGTCGAACTGCCCCTGGTAGCCGCCCTGTTCGAACCCCTGCGGCTCGTATCCACCCTGCCCGTAACCGGCGGACTGCTCGTAGCCCTGCCCGGGGTACCCGGACTGCCCGTAGCCGCCCTGCCCGTACCCGGACTGCTCGTACCCGGACTGCTCGTAGCCCTGCGCCGGGTACCCGGGAGCGCCGGCCTGCTGCCCGCCGTCGCCGTATTCGCCGTACGCGGCCTGCGGGTACCCCCCGGGCTGCTGGTACTGGCTGCCGCCGTACTGGTCGTACTGACCGCCCTGCCCGTACGGCTGTTGCTGCGACGGCTGCTGCGCCTGCTGCCCGTACGGCTGCTGCTCGTAGCCCTCGTACCCCTGCTGTTCGTAGTCCTGCTGCTCGTACCCCTGCTGTTCGTACCCCTGCTGCGGGTAGTACCCGGGCTGCTGCTGTTGCGGCGACGGCTGCTGCTGGGGGTGGGGCGGGCGGGGCTGGGGGTGCTGGCCGAACCAGTTCTGGTCGTCGGACGTTCCGGTCACGTCGTCCCTCCCGGGGGCATCAAGGCCGGGCCGACGCGTACAGCGCCCGCTTGTGGATGTATCGGACCACGCCGTCCGGCACCAGGTACCAGATGGGTTCGCCCTTGGCGACGCGCACCCGGCAGTCGGTGGAGGAGATGGCGAGTGCGGGCACCTCGACCAGCGAGACGCCGCCGACCGGCAGGCCGGTGTCGGAGAGAGTATGGCCCGGCCTGGTGCAGCCGATGAAGTGCGCGAGGTCGAAGAGTTCCTCGGAGGAGCGCCAGGAGATGATCTGGGCGAGGGCGTCGGCGCCGGTGATGAAGAAGAGCTCGGCGTCGGGGTGGAGGCCGCGCAGCTCGCGCAGGGTGTCGACGGTGTAGGTGGGGCCGTTGCGGTCGATGTCGATCCGGCTGACCGAGAACTGGGGGTTCTCGGCGGTGGCGATCACCGTCATCAGGTAGCGGTCCTCGGCCGGCGAGACCTGCCGGTCGGACTTCTGCCAGGGCTTCCCGGTGGGGACGAAGATCACCTCGTCCAGCTGGAAGGCGCTCGCCACCTCGCTGGCGGCGACCAGGTGGCCGTGGTGGATGGGGTCGAAGGTGCCGCCCATCACGCCCAGTCGCCGCCTGCGCGGAGCGTCTCCCGGCACCCGTGCGTCCACGGCCGGTGCGCCCACGGGCGACGTGTCCACGGACGACGTGTCCACGGCCAGGGTGCCCGCAGCCGGTGTGCCCACGGCCGGTGTGCCCACGGCCGGAGCGTTCGTCGCGGGAGCGTCCACCGCCGGAGCGTCAGCTGCCGGGGTGCCTGGCGCGGAGGTGCCCGGCGCCACGTTCGTCCCGGAGGTCTCGACCTGCTCTCTCATGGCGCCACACCTTACGCGACCCGGATGTCCCGGCGATTCCGCCCGTCGACGGGCCCCCGCAGCACCGCGCTCCGCCACCCCGGGGCCGCGGACGCGCGGCGGACGGGGCGGCGGTGCGACCGGGGTCAGCGGTCGCGGTTGAAGCGGGTGGTGATGAACAGCAGGAGCAGCAGGATGAACAGCGCCGCGCCACCCGTCAGCAGGGGGTTGAGGCTGTCGTGGTTACCGCCCTCCTCGGCGAGGTGGACGATGGCGGGCAGGGCAGCAGGGCTCATGATCGGCGGGACCTTCTCGGCTCGGTGTGAGGACCAGGCGGTCACGGACCGTACGGCCCGCGCGCTCATCGTACGGGGGCCCGACACGCAACCGCGCGGCGGCCCACCGCGTCTGACCACCCGTGAACCGTCGTCCGGTCGGCGGCGCGCCGACCGCGCCGGGAACGGGCGTCCGGAAGGCCCGGCGCCCACGGCCCGCCCGGCGCCCACGGCCCGCCCGGCGCTCCGACCAGCCTTGCGGCCGGTCTCCCGACAGCCCCGACAACCCGGGCGGCCCGACGACCCGGGCCCGAACCCGGCGCCGGGGCAGTCCGGTCAGCCCAAGGCCAGGTCGACCCAAGGCCAGGTCAGTCCAAGGTCAGGCCGGCCCAAGGTCAGCTCAGCTCAGGTCGTCGGCCGTGCGCCCGGTCGCCCCGGTCCGCTCGGCCTCGCCGGCGGACTCCCGGGCCGCGTCGCGCTTCGCGCCGTCGCGGTTCGCCCGGGCCAGCGCCCACACCATCAGGCCGACTCCGACGAAGGAGGCGATCAGGATGAACCGCAGGAACAGACCGGGGCCGTTCTCGGTGGAGATCGGTCCGGCGAGCTGGACCAGGTCGGCAGAGGTCATCACGGGGCTCCTTGTTCGGTACGGCAGAGCCAGCGTAGTCCCGTTTACCGCCGCCCCGGCCCGGCACCCCCGGAGTGTCCCCGAGCGGACGGGCAGTGGACGGGCAGTGGACGGGCAACAGCCCGGAAGCGGCCGGGAAGGCCCGTCCCCGCCCTCCCCGGCCGCGACGCGGGCGGCGTAGCGTGACCGCGGGGACGAGTACGGACACACCGACGTTGAAGTGGAAAGCAGCGGGGGCCGGCCACAGGTGCCGGTGCCGGCGTCGATCCAGGAGAGGTACTCAATGACCGACATGACCAAGGGTTCCGCGCCGAGCCGCCGCCGCCAGCGCTTCCCGGACATCTCCACCCGGGCCTGGGAGCACCCGGCGGACCGCTCGGGGCTGGTGGCGCTGCGCAAGCTCTCCGGTTTCGACGACGTCCTGAAGAAGCTGGCCGGCCTGGTGTCGGAGCGCAGCGTGCGCCTGCTGTTCCTGGCCACCGCGGTCAAGACGTCGGAGCGTCAGTTCCCGGAGCTGTACGACATGGTCCGCGACGCCGCGTACGTGCTGGACCTGGAGAAGGTCCCGGAGCTGTACGTCTCCCAGGACCCGAAGGTCAACGCGTACTGCATCGGCATGGAGACCCCGGTGATCGTGGTCACCACCGGGCTGGTCGAGCTGATGGACGAGGAGGAGCTGCGGGCGGTGATCGGCCACGAGGTCGGCCACGCGATGTCCGGGCACGCCGTCTACCGGACGATGCTGATGATCCTCACCAACCTGGCGGCCCGGATCGGCTGGATACCGCTGGGCAACCTGGCGATCACCGCGCTGATCACCGCGCTCAAGGAGTGGTTCCGCAAGGCGG
This is a stretch of genomic DNA from Kitasatospora fiedleri. It encodes these proteins:
- the rsfS gene encoding ribosome silencing factor, translating into MTVTDRSQELITVAAQAAADKLAHDIIAFDVSEVLSITDAFLIASAANDRQVRSIAEEIEDQLREKLDIKPVRREGEREGRWILLDYLDIVVHVQHSEERSFYSLDRLWKDCPELPLPEDALATRNRPENAVTDAAGNAVSGGDL
- a CDS encoding LytR C-terminal domain-containing protein, encoding MTGTSDDQNWFGQHPQPRPPHPQQQPSPQQQQPGYYPQQGYEQQGYEQQDYEQQGYEGYEQQPYGQQAQQPSQQQPYGQGGQYDQYGGSQYQQPGGYPQAAYGEYGDGGQQAGAPGYPAQGYEQSGYEQSGYGQGGYGQSGYPGQGYEQSAGYGQGGYEPQGFEQGGYQGQFDDPGQGGGQQGGDAYGQQQPYDPSYGQQQPESGRYPQSTATQAPGQVPGQASGPGSERAPGRAAGRGVPPGSPVAGAAAGVVPPRTRPGAAGSAGSAGSVGPTGTAASAEEPSELVGGRAAAARAQAKGGDSYTTGEFSFVDEQTEESEDAIDWLKFAESRSEVRAERRRRLRNRLVALLVVVAVLASGTVGYLWWSGKLGGGDDAAAAVGGRYVNVVHLYDPQGKITTALLVDDEGGRKATVLLLPDALQLPSNGDSATTTMSKAPSELGASATRDGLSAVLGAKVAGTWRLDTPYLLLLVTQLGGVKVDTNAEVREGNKADGKVLAPAGKDVLLSGHAAVAYATLQAPGEAPDAQLARFGQVMAGVINAMPTTMAEATDDVHRMNMVPDPSLPESALAGVLVNLAKQAKAGHLSTAVLTTKPDGTLDDATAGKQVKEILGGAIGSAKGTGGSTRVTVVNASGSETSVAAAQVAVINAGMDALPSSAKATEQATSEIRYTDDAKQSAALTLATSMGLPDSAVKKVTDAQNADLVLVVGKDYQPPSQKTQ
- a CDS encoding M48 family metallopeptidase, translated to MTDMTKGSAPSRRRQRFPDISTRAWEHPADRSGLVALRKLSGFDDVLKKLAGLVSERSVRLLFLATAVKTSERQFPELYDMVRDAAYVLDLEKVPELYVSQDPKVNAYCIGMETPVIVVTTGLVELMDEEELRAVIGHEVGHAMSGHAVYRTMLMILTNLAARIGWIPLGNLAITALITALKEWFRKAELSSDRAGLLAGQDLQASMRSLMKLAGGAHLAEMNVDAFLEQAAEYDKAGDLRDSVLKLLQVLPQSHPFAVTRVAQLKKWAESEEYRSILAGAYPRRGDDPETSVGAQWKAAAESYSQSVKESKDPLMGLLRDLGNGVGTVGGKLRDTFAGAGRGNGGGNGGGTKDGEPQD
- a CDS encoding tetratricopeptide repeat protein, coding for MADLVRKRNDELARILHQLGWSPERLAREVNAVLPAGLAISSTAPYKWRDRGMVPRSPHDQTVCEVLGRSVGIAVTYEQLWGQMGSHRGAKMLSPRLLTDPWTADTAQTALREAGADGAPVRLTDLFRGDELEQAARHWASPPPPVTGGEGALRIAPEQLADLRLSYESKQRLERTYGGGLILDLAKAELAMLGKLLELGSYDEALGRELYGAASRLARLVGWANYDMGNDAAAQRAFVAALRAAHVSGDPRLGVGVVGCLAVQATYNSGGRGLDPVAMLSTALRAADGVLTPRERALQLGRISRAHGRKGEQISAEAVAELAFRVLADATGHVQERADLEGMVGEGYLLLGEHEQARSLLLTAIGSLSVERARAKALLMVRLADSYRRTGERAEAERTAERARLLAAGMQSARVARALRDFDTAMRAEA
- the nadD gene encoding nicotinate-nucleotide adenylyltransferase, whose product is MGAPAVDARVPGDAPRRRRLGVMGGTFDPIHHGHLVAASEVASAFQLDEVIFVPTGKPWQKSDRQVSPAEDRYLMTVIATAENPQFSVSRIDIDRNGPTYTVDTLRELRGLHPDAELFFITGADALAQIISWRSSEELFDLAHFIGCTRPGHTLSDTGLPVGGVSLVEVPALAISSTDCRVRVAKGEPIWYLVPDGVVRYIHKRALYASARP
- a CDS encoding histidine phosphatase family protein — its product is MSRPAVWPRIVFWRHGQTSWNLESRFQGTTDIELTDQGVFQAQRAARLLAGLRPDLLISSDLQRARRTAAELAGLTGLEVHHHEGLRETYAGEWQGLTNAEIRARYPEQYEAWANGEQVRRGGGELATEVADRAVPVVLDAVDKLPEGGTLVVVSHGGTIRTMIGRMLGLEPRLWERFGGLSNCCWSVLGQDTRGWRLLEHNAGTLPQPVIGDET